A stretch of the Rhizomicrobium sp. genome encodes the following:
- a CDS encoding GNAT family N-acetyltransferase — MRIARLAPEDAQAVRAVRLEGLRNHPENFGTDHDEEASQPIAWWRARLSRPGGAGFGAWDGSGGLAGIISFSQEAQKKHRHLGSIGGFYVCPSYRGKGVGDALMRAALDAAKQHVEHVMLTVTSSNLGAIRLYARHGFTVVGRMPASIRVDGVDHDELQMWRKA, encoded by the coding sequence TTGAGGATCGCGCGTCTCGCGCCGGAGGACGCCCAAGCCGTTCGCGCCGTGCGGCTCGAAGGTCTCAGGAACCATCCGGAGAATTTCGGCACCGATCACGACGAGGAAGCGTCGCAGCCGATCGCATGGTGGCGCGCGCGGCTAAGCCGTCCCGGCGGCGCCGGCTTCGGGGCCTGGGATGGAAGCGGCGGCCTGGCAGGCATCATCAGCTTCAGCCAGGAGGCTCAGAAGAAGCATCGTCACCTCGGCAGCATCGGCGGCTTCTATGTGTGTCCGTCGTATCGCGGCAAAGGTGTCGGCGACGCCTTGATGCGCGCGGCCCTCGACGCGGCAAAGCAGCATGTCGAACACGTCATGCTCACCGTGACCTCGTCCAACCTGGGCGCGATCCGGCTTTATGCGCGGCATGGTTTCACGGTGGTGGGACGCATGCCGGCCTCCATCCGGGTTGACGGTGTCGATCACGACGAGCTGCAGATGTGGCGGAAGGCGTAG